From Demequina capsici:
GCTGTCACGGTGGTGCGCCCCGGCTCCGCCTCGCGGATCGTCGGCTCCAGTCCCAGATCGGACAGGAAGGTCGCGACGTACTCGGTGGCGACGCGCTCACCCGGTCCCGGGGCATCACCGTAGTTCGAGGTGTCGATCCTGATGAGGTCCTGCGTGAGCTGGATCAGCGAGTCGTCGGACATGCCCGTCAGCCTAGCGCCGACCGTTCCACGGCCTCGCAGTCGTCACTCGACCACGAGGGGCGGCATGTGGAACGCGTTGCCCAGGTCCACCGCGAGCACGATCCATCCGGCCACGATGAGAAGGCCGACGAAGCGCCGGTAGCCGGCGTGCGCGCTCGCCATCGCGATGCAGCCGATGGCGATGGGGATCAGCGACAGCCCGTAGCGGCCGGTGACGTGCGGGAAGTACTGAGGAACGGTGTTCGCGAGGTAGGTCTGCACCTGCACGGCCACCGGGTAGATCACCGCTCCGATGAGCAGCAGCCATCCCGGTGACTTCTTGACCGAGGAGTCCACGAATGCGACGACCACCGCGAAACCCGCTCCGATCACGATCGCGTTCAGCACCTCGGTCCACCCTCGCAGCAGGGCGATGTCGAGCGGGTACTGGACGTAGTAGTCGCTCGCGAGCTCGAGACCGCCGAACATGCTGGGCAGCCACTCTGAGAACGGGAACCCTTCGACGTCCTCCGTGTTGTGGCCCATCACGGGGTTGGTCCACGACCCGCTCGCACGGATGGCCTGGATCCCTTGCCACACCACGTAGGTCGCCAGCACGGCCACCAGGATCGCAACGGCCGCCGTGGCGAAACGACGTCGGATGGCGGGGGCGTCTGCCCGCCGCACGGCCTTGATCAGCAGCAGCACGGCGAGCGCGAGGAACGGGACCACCATGATCACCTTGACGCTCGTCGTCACAGCGGCGAGCACTGCGGGGATCCACCATCGTCGATCCTCCTCCACGATCACCAATGCCGCGGCCCACAGCGCAGCGGCTCCTGCGAGCGGTGCGAGGGCGTCGGGGTTGACAGTGGTCGAGGCGTGCAGGATGCGTGGGAAGAGGGGCAGCAGCGCGGGCGCGACAAGCGCGAGCGCGGGGTCGACGCGCCATCGCCTGAGGGCGACGTAGAGCACCCACATCCCAGCGGCGAGCCACACGATCCCGAGAGCCCTGGCCGCCGACATGAAGCCGACCGCCGGCGCGACCTCGGTGATGGCGCGTGCGGTCAGGCCCGTCAGCAGGTAGTACGTCGGAGGATGTCCGAAGTTGTAGTTCTCGCCGCGATAGGGGTAGTCAGCCGGATCGAGGGTCGTGCCGCATTCGGGGAGCTCGTACGTGTTCCGCCCCTCGCAGGCCCACAGTCGGAGGATCTCCGGGCTGAGGGTGCTCCCCTGCCGCGGCACCTCCCCATGCGCGACCTTCCACGCGTAGTCGACGTGAGTCGGCTCGTCGACGAACGACATGGTCTGTCCGCTCACATGCAAGGTGGTCAGGACCAGCGCGGCCGAGATCAGCGTGTAGAGCACCGCCGCGAGGACGCGGCGGCGGCGCTCCTGATCGGGCGCGGTCGCCGTCTCCACCCAGAGGGAGCGACGCGGTCCCTCGACCGCAGGGCGTGGTCCATCGAGCATGGCGCCAGACTATCCGTGCGAACACCACGAAGGGCCCCTCCGAGGAGGGGCCCTTCTGCTGGTGTCCGAGGGGGGACTTGAACCCCCACGCCCTATACGGGCACTAGCACCTCAAGCTAGCGCGTCTGCCAATTCCGCCACCCGGACGAGTGGACCGAGGCTCTCTACGAGCGCCTCAGCGCGACCAAAAGGATAGCACGCCATCGGGCCCGTGTTCACCACCTCGCCGTCCGCCTGGACTCACCCGCACCCCTCCCCTGCGCCTGTGCGGTGTGAACGCGCACACTGGATACGGGCGTCGGGGACCGGCCGGTGCGCCGAACATGCCGGACAAGGCTCGATTCAGACGCCCCACAGGACCAAGGGCCCAGGTAACACCACCTGTGACGCGCCTAGCGTCGAAGGTGAGGCACCACTCCAGTCAACGAGGACAGGAACACTGATGACGACGAATCTCTACCTCTCGCTCATCCCCGAGGCGCTCATCGCCTCGATGCTCACGCCCGAGGAGTTCGGCCTCTACTACGCGATCGGCAATGCCAAGCGGTCGCGCGGTCAGGCGGTGTTCTTCTCGGTGGACAGAGCCAGGCTTCCCGAAGGCGCATTCGACCTCTCGGAGGTCGACACACGGTGCGTGCCCCACCCCGACGGCGGACCGAAGCGATCGCTCTACATCGCGATCTACCGCGTGCTCGAGCGCATCCCCCGCGAGGCCATCACTGCACTCCACCTGGCGACGGACGACGGCCGCGTCCTCACCCTGTCCCCCACGGAGTACGAGCCCCAGACCGACAGCTGGTCGCACCTGTACCAGGAGTTCTGCCCCGTATCGCCGCGCGTCGTGTCGAGCCTCGATCCCGCTGCGTTCACCGCCTTCATCACCGATGACACGCAGCCGGTCCACGTGCCGAGGATCGTGTTCGCCGAGCTCACCTTGGGAGCACTGGCGCAGGACCCCGTGAACGGGCGAGCGGACGATCTCCCGTATCCGAACGTCGGGCATCTGCGGGACTGCCTCGTCGAGCTCGCGGACGACGCGGGAAAGTCGACCAAGACCGTCCTGAGGCAGATGACGCAGGAGGTGCTGTTCCGCACCGTCAGCGGAGGCTTCCACGTCGGCGACGCCACCGGTCTCACCACGTTCGCCCTTCCCAGCCGAGATGCCCTTGAGCGTGAGCACTTCGCGTGGTGGCGTTCGGCGCAGTCCACCTTCGGCCAGTAGCCGATCCCGTCCAACAGTTCGAGAGGAACCCATGCCCGTCTGGTTCTGGCTGGTGCCCACCGCATCGGTGATGGCGCTAGGCGCCGCCTACTACTTCTTCGCCGCCATGATGAAAGAGTCCGAAGGCACGGAGACGATGGCGCGCATCGCGCTGCACGTCCGCAACGGCGCCCTCGCCTACCTGAAGCAGCAGTACAAGGTCGTGGGCATCGTCCTCGCGTCCCTCACCGCCCTGTTCTGCGTGCTCGCCTACGGTCTGCACGTGCAGAACCCATGGGTGCCGTTCGCATTCCTCACAGGCGGGCTGTTCTCCGGCCTCGCGGGCTTCATCGGGATGCGCACCGCGACGTACGCCTCGGCCCGCACCGCCAACGCGGCGCGTCACTCGCTCAACGCCGGGCTCAACGTCGCTTTCCGCTCGGGCGCGGTCATGGGGCTCACGGTCGTCGGTCTGGGACTCCTGGACATCTCGATCTGGTTCTTCGTCCTCACCCAGTTCTACGACATCGAGCAGTCGCAGCACGTCGTCGTCATCACGACCACGATGCTGACGTTCGGCATGGGCGCCGCGGTGCAGTCGCTGTTCGCCCGCGTGGGAGGCGGCATCTTCACGAAGGCTGCCGACGTCGGCGCCGACCTGGTCGGCAAGATCGAGGCGGGCATCCCCGAGGACGACCCGCGCAACCCGGCGACGATCGCCGACAACGTGGGCGACAACGTCGGCGACGTCGCCGGCATGGGCGCGGACCTCTACGAGTCCTACGTGGGCGTCATCCTGGCGTCCGCCGCGCTGGGCGCGGCCGCGTACTACTCGAGCGACACCGGCACGCAGGTGCTCGCCGTCATCGCCCCCATGGTGATCGGCGCGCTCGGGGCGCTGCTCTCGATCGTCGGGGTCTTCTTCGTGCGCACCAAGGAGGGTGCCAGCCAGAAGGATCTTCTGGGCTCGCTCGCCAGGGGCGTCAACGGCGCCGCCGTGCTGATCGCCGCGCTCTCGCTCGGCCTGCTCGCATGGATGGGCATGCCCAACCTGTGGGGCCTCTGGCTCGCGCTCGTGGTCGGCCTCCTCACGGGCATCGCGATCGGACAGGCCGCCGAGTACTTCACCTCGGAGAGCTACAGGCCCACCCGCACCATCGCGGGAGCCAGCAAGACCGGCCCCGCCACCGTCATCATCGCGGGAGTCGGCTCCGGGATGCTCTCCGTCGCGGTACCCGTCATCGCAGTCGTGCTCGGGACCACCCTCGCGTACTTCTTCGGATCAGGCTTCGAGTACTCGACGTCCACCATGAACCTGGGGCTGTACGGCATCGGCATGGCTGCCGTCGGCATGCTTTCGACCCTCGGCATCACCCTCGCGACCGACGCCTACGGCCCGATCGCCGACAACGCGGGCGGGAACGCCGAGATGGCGGGCCTGCCGCCAGAGGTGCGCCAGCGCACCGACGCGCTCGACTCCCTTGGCAACACCACCGCCGCCACCGGCAAGGGCTTCGCGATCGGGTCCGCCGCTCTCACCGGCATGGCGCTCCTGGCCTCGTACATCGAGGAGGTCAAGATCGGGATCTCGCACATCCTCGACCGTGGCGTCGACTACGTCTTCCCGGACGGCAGCTCACTCGCTGCCGGCGCGATCGACCAGCTCCAGTCCCTCAACCTCATGGATATGATGTCGCGCTTCGAGGTGGTGCTGATCAACCCGAAGGTCATCGTCAGCATGTTCATCGGCGCCATGCTCGCGTTCGCGTTCTCCGGCATCACGATGAACGCCGTGGGCCGCGCCGCGGGCCAGATGGTCGACGAGGTGCGTCGCCAGTTCCGCGAGATCCCCGGGATCATGAGCGGCGAGACGGACCCGGACTATGCCCGGTGCGTCTCGATCTCGACCAAGGCAGCCCAGAAGGAGATGATGCTGCCCGCGATCCTCGCGCTGGCCGCTCCCGTGCTCGTCGGGCTGATCTTCGGCGTTCCCGGCGTCCTCGGGCTGCTGATCGGCGCGATGGTCACAGGCTTCTCGCTGTCGATGTTCATGGCGAACGCCGGCGGCGCCTGGGACAACGCGAAGAAGTACATCGAGCAGGGCAACCACGGCGGCAAGGGCTCCGAGGCCCACAAGGCCGCGGTCATCGGCGACACCGTCGGCGACCCTTTCAAGGACACCTCGGGGCCCGGCCTCAACATCCTCGTGAAGTTGATGTCGATGGAGTCCATCGTCATCGCCGGCGTCACAGTGGCGGTGCACCTCCTCTGACATCACGTCCTCCTGACACCCGCGTCCGATCTCTCCCGGGACGCCGAAGGGGCCGCTCCTGAGAAGGAACGGCCCCTTCGTCATGCACGGGTCACGTGAGCAGGCTCACGCCTCCCGGACCGATCAGCAGCGCGATCACGATGAGGACGATTCCCCAGAGGATCTGGCGCTGGAAGATGCGGACGACTCCGATGATGCCGATGATCAGAGCGGCGATCCAGAGGATGAAATCCCACACGATGATGCCTCCTACGTCTCGGTGATGTGTCGGACGCAGAGGACAACCCCGAACGATGCTCCTGGTATTCCCGCACCACAGGACAAAGCATCGCCAAGGAGGCTCGGAAGGACCAGCCAGAGGCAGGGCGCACAGCCCCTGCCTCACTCGCGCGAGAACGCACCCCCGCGCACGTCGATCGGGAGCATCGCGCCCTCATGGGCGAGCAGCCAGCGCTTGCGATCAAGTCCGCCTGCGTAGCCCGTCAAGGCACCCTTCGCGCCGATGACGCGGTGGCACGGCACCAGGACCCCGACGGGGTTCGCGCCGACCGCCGCCCCGATCGCGCGCACAGCGCGCGGCCGTCCCACAGCGTCGGCGAGCTGCTGATATGTGCGGGTGGTGCCGGCTGGGATCTGGAGCAGCGCGTTCCAGACGTCGCGCTGCATCGGGGTTCCCCGAAGATCCAGGGGCGGAAGCTGCGCGCCGTCGCCGCCGCCCACGAAGTAGGCGCGCAGCGCCGCGAGCGCTCCGGCGACGAACGGGTGCGCATCGTCGCGCGGTCCGGTCGCCGCCAGCGGCGCTGCCGCCGCGCGCCGAGGCAGGCCCGCGCCCGGTGCGACGAAGGCGACGGAGCGCAGGCCCTCAGCGGTGGCGACCACCCTGAGAGCGCCCAGTGGCGAATCCATCTCAGCCCATGCCGCAACGAGTGCGTCATTGTTGGTAGACATCGTCCATTCCTTCCGATCGAGCGGTCCAGAGGTGCTGAGCCGCGTATGCCCGCCACGGGCTCCACCGCTCTGACTCCGCACTGAGGAGCGCAGCGTCCAACCCGGTCACCTGACGCAGCACCAGGTCGCCTGACGGGAACGCGTCGGGGTCCGCATAACCCCTGAGCATGATGTAGTCCCTGGTCCACGGACCTATGCCGGCGATCGATCCGAGGAACCGGAGCGCCTCTGATCGGTCGGCTCCCGGCGAGACGTCAAGCGTTCCGTCCACTGCCGCGCGCGCCACAGCTGAGATGGTGCGCCACCGCGACGCGGGCATGAGTCCGCTCGAAGGATCGACGTCAGCAAGACACTCTGGCGTCGGCATCAGCAGGCGCGCAGAGCCGTCGAGCCGTGCGCCCCATCGAGATGCGATAGCCCCGAGCGTGCGCGTCGCACCGGCGACAGAGACCTGCTGCCCGACCACTGCCCGGACGATCGTCTCGAAGACATCGACCGTCCCCGGCACACGGAGGCCCGGCGCGCGAGCCACCAGTGCAGCCATGGCCCGGTCGCGACCTAGGGCGTCAGCGACAGCGACGGGGTCCGCGTCCAGGTCGAGCAGGGCGCGACAGCGTGCGACCGCGGAACCGAGGTCCCGCGGATCTGACAGCTCGAGGGTGGCGTTCACCGCGCCGGGCTCAGGTTCGAGCGTGACGATCGCGGGCCCGTGATGCAGCGCGAGCGTGCGCACGTGCACTGTCGGCGTCGTCTCCTCCACGCCCGCGATGGTGCGCGCTGCCAGGAATGCGAGAGCGCGGCGGCCGTCGAAGGGTTCGCGCACGCGCAGCCGGAGGCGCACCTCGGTGCGCGCGATCGACCCCGCCTCGAGACCTGTCACGACACGCGCTGACCTCCCGCGTCGCGCATTGCTCCGCACGTCTGACGGCGTCATGCCCCACGCCGCGCGCGCGGCATCGTTGAACTGGCGTACGGAGCCGAACCCTGCGGCGTAGGCGACATCCGACACGGGCATCGCCGTATGCTCCAGCAGTGCCCGCGCCGAGTGAAGCCGGTGCGCAGTGGCGAGGGCGAGCGGTGCCGCGCCGAGCTCGTCGACGAGCACGCGCTGCAGGTGCCGTCTTGAGTAGCCGAGGCGGATGGCAAGGCCGTCCACCCCGTCGCGATCGACGACGCCGTCGTCGATGAGGTGCATGGCCCTCGCTGCGATGTCCCCCGTCACGTCCCAGTCCGGGGAGCCCGGGACGGCTTCGGGCCGGCACCTTCGGCAGGATCGGAATCCTGCGGCCTGCGCCGCTGCCGCCGTGCGGAAGAACGTCACGTTCTTCCTTGCCGGCGTGCGCGCGGGACACGACGGCCGGCAGTAGATGCGCGTGGTGACCACTCCGGTGAAGAACTGACCGTCGTACCGTGAGTCCCTCCCGGTGATCACCGCATATCGCGCATCGTCGTCTCTCATGTCATCGAGCATGACGTATGCCCGGTCCGACCGCTGGCGCTTTTCGGACATGGCGGTCCAGCATGCCGAGGCGAGACGCGGGCTTGCGTCGGTCAACGGAAGTCCCGGCTGCTCGTCGGCACCCTGAGGCTCAGCGGAGCAAGGTGCTCGGCCACCAGGTTCGTCGCACCGTCGGCGCGCTCGATCCGTCCGCGGATCACCAGCGCGGGCGAGCGCCTCGCCACAGCCTGGAACCTCCGCCACAGACCGGCCGAGCAGATCACGTTGAGGAACCCCGTCTCGTCCTCAAGGGAGAGGAAGGTGACCCCCTTCGCAGTGCCGGGCCTCTGCCGATGAGTGACCACGCCTGCGGTCGCGACCCGCCTGTCCGCCTCATGCGTCAGGACGTCCGCCACTCGCAGCACCCCCTGCCGGTCGAGCCCTTCCCGCACGAACACCGTCGGATACGAGTCGACCGATACGCCCGAGGCCCAGACGTCAGCCACCGCCTCCTCGACCAGCGACATCCCCGGCAGCGTCGGGGCGACCGCACCGGGCACGACGTCCGGCAGCGTCCCCGGTCCTTCCCGCGCGAGGATGCCCGCAGCCCAGAGCCCCTCCCTCCGGGTGACGCCGAGCGCCTCGAGCGCACCTGCGGTGGCAAGCGCCTCCCACTGGACCACCGTCAGCCCCCTCGCTGGCGCGAATCCTGCCTTCCCTGCGGCACCCGCCGCCCGCACCCTGACCCGACGGGCCATGTCGCCCAGCGAGGTGAACGGTGCCTCCTCGCGCGCCGACACGATCGCGTCCGCCGCGTCGGAGCCGAGTCCTCGGATGGAACGCAGCCCCATCCTCACCGCAAGGGTCGGGTCGACTCGCGTCAGCGCGGTCATGTCCGACCGCGTCTCCACGGGCGGCGTGAAGGGAGTCGCGAGACGCTCGACAACCGCGAGCGACTGGGAGCGCACGACACACGGTCGCAGCACCACCTGGCCATGCCTGCGGGCGTCCGCCGCGAGCGACTGCGGCGAGTAGAAGCCCATCGGCTGCGCCGCCAGGAGCCCTGCATAGAAGGCTGCAGGCTTGTGGACCTTGAGCCAGCTCGAGGCGTAGACCAGGTACGCGAACGAGTAGGAGTGCGACTCGGGGAAGCCGAAATCGGCGAAGGCCTTGAGCTTGTCGAAGATCTGATGCGCGATGTCGGGGGGCACGCCACGCTCGCTCGCCCCGACCATGAAGCGCGCCCGTAGCGCCTCCATGCGCTCGGGCGAGCGCTTGGAGCCCATGGCTCGACGCAGCTGATCGGCCAGCGCCCCGTCGAAGCCCGCGCAGTCCATCGCCATCTGCATGAGCTGCTCCTGGAAGAGCGGGACACCGAGCGTCTTCTCCAACGACTTCTTCAGCAGCGGATGCAGGTAGGTGACCTCCTCGCGACCCCGGGCGCGCGAGATGTACGGATGGACGGATCCTCCCTGGATCGGTCCGGGCCGGATCAGAGCCACCTCGATGACGATGTCGTAGAACCGCCGAGGCCGAAGCCTGGGCAGGGTCGCCATCTGGGCTCGGGACTCGACCTGGAACACCCCTACCGTGTCCGCGGCGCAGAGCAGGTCGTAGACCGCAGGGTCCTCCTGCGGCAACGAATGCAGGTCGAGGTCCTCCCTCTCGACGTCCTGGACGTAGCGGAACGCGTACTTGAGCGCCGACAGCATCCCCAGGCCGAGCAGATCGAACTTCACAAGACCCGCGTCCGCGCAGTCGTCCTTGTCCCACTGGAGCACCGTGCGACCAGGCATCCGCGCCCACTCGACAGGACAGACGTCGATCACAGGACGGTCGCACAGCACCATGCCGCCTGGATGGATGCCCAGGTGCCGCGGCAGCCTCAGCATCCGTTCGGCGAGGTCCACCACCTGGCCGGGGATGTGATCGACCGGCTGGACGGGCGGAGGCTCGGGCCACATCGCATCGCGCTGACGCGCTGCCCAGGCGGCCTCTGCCGCCTGGTCCGTCCGCAGCGTGGACCACCGGTCGATCGATGTGGACCAGGCGTCCTGCTGCCCGGCGTCGAAGCCGAGGGCCCTCGCCGCGTCACGCACGGCGGATCGAGGACGGTACTGGATGACGTTGGCCACCATGGCCGCATTGATGCGACCGAACTGCTCGAAGACGTACTGGATGACCTCCTCGCGACGGTCCGACTCGATGTCGACGTCGATGTCGGGCGGCCCGTCGCGCTCCGGAGCCAGGAACCGCTCGAAGAGCAGGCCGTGGGTGACCGCGTCGACCGCGGTCACCCCGAGCGCGTAGCAGACCGCCGAGTTGGCTGCAGAACCACGCCCCTGGCAGAGGATGTCCGCCCGATGACAGAAGCTCACGATGTCGTGAACGATGAGGAAGTACCCCGGGAAGTCCAGCGCTTCGATCACCGCGAGCTCATGCTCGATCTGCGCCCAGGCCCCACGGACCCGTTCCGCATCGGGTGGACCGTACCTCTGCCGCGCACCGCGATACGTCAGCTCGCGCAGCCATGTGGCTTCCGTGTGCCCGTCAGGCACGGGATACGGAGGGAGCCGGGGCGCGACGAGCTGCAGGTCGAAGGCGCATTCCGCGCCGAGCCTTGCCGCCGTCGCGACCGCCTGAGGGTGCCGCCTGTGACGATGGAGCATCTCCCCCGGCGATCGCAGATGCTGTCCCGCGCCGCCAGGGAGCCACCCATCCATGTCGTCGAGCGCGGAGCGGGCCCTGACGGCGGCCAGCGCAGCGGCGAGGTCAGCGTCCCGGGGTGTCGCATAGTGCGCGTTCGTGGTGGCCACGAGCGGCAGTGCCGCATCGAAGGCGAGATCGGCGAGCGCGCTGTTGACCTCGGAGTCGTACGGCTGACCGGTGTCCGTGATCTCGACAGCCACATTGTCCCGACCGAACAGCGCAGCGAGCCGGTCGATCTCGGCGTGCGCAGCCGCGAACCCCTCACGCGTGACGCCTCGCCCCTGGTCCTCGAGCCCGACCCCGGGCACGCCGATCCCCGCGAGGGCACGACGCACGATGCCCTTGCGACATCCGGTGAGGACCAGCAGGTCTCCGTCGCCGTCGGCCGCGAGCTGCTCGAGCGTGTAGCGAGCAGTGCCCTTCTCCCCTGTGGCAAGGTGGGCCAGCCCGATGGCATGCGAGAGCCGGGCGTATCCCCTGGGACCGCGCGCGAGCACGAGCAGATGGGAGCCTCTGGGGTCCGGCCTGTCGGTCGGTGCGTCGAGCACGGGAGCCCCACCTGGCCCCTCAGGGACGGAGAGGTGGAGCTCCGCCCCGAAGATCGCGGGCATCCCGATGGCCCGCGCGGCATTCGCGAAGCGCACCGCTCCATAGAGGCCGTCGTGATCGGTGATCGCCATCGCTGAGAGCCCGAGCCGGCCCGCCTCCGCGGCCATCTCCTCAGGCTGGCTGGCCCCGTCGAGGAAGCTGAACGCGGAATGGGCGTGCAGCTCCGCATACTCGAGCCGCTCAGTCATACAGCGCCTCAAGCCGCCATAGCCCTCCCGCGAAGGCGACGAGGACTGCCATGCCCGGCTCGCCGTCGGGAGCGCGCAGCGCCAGCTGCATGTAGGCGCGACGATCGGCGTCAGGCGCCCACCATCTCTCGGAGACGGGCCACGGGCCCGCCCAGGCGTCCACCGGACGCGCCCTCTCCCACACGGGCCCCTCAAATCGACCGACATGCCCGGAGGAGGGATGCCGATGGGCGGCGCGAGCGATCGCGTCGCGAGGGTCAGCAGGCAGACGCACCCATGTGGGGGATGCGGAGATCGCGAGCCGCCTGTCGACCGAGACGGGGCTTCCGCCTGCGTCGAGCACCTGCACCGGTGCAGGCACAGGGAGCACGGTCGCCGGCGCCGGGTCAGGGACATGCCCAGGCCAGGGATGCTCGATGCGCCGAGGCGCCTCTCCTTCCTGGCCCCATGCGAGCGCGTGGACACGATCACGAGGCGAGCGTCCCCCCTGCTCGGACACGGCGAGGACCCCGTCGATGCCGAGCAGCCCCTGCAGCCGCTCCAGGGCGCGGCGGGCCTTGGCATCGCCTCCGGAGGAGCCACCCCACAGGTACGACTGCTCGTCCCCAAGCGCGACCACATCCTCCGCCACCAGCGCCAGGGAGATGAGAGGGGCCGGCGTCGGACCGTCCGCAGTCCCGGACAACCACCCCTCGAGCTGCCAGCGGACCCTGTCGGCCATGTGCGAGGCGAACGCACCGGAACGGGTCACGACATCGGTGCGCCACACACGTTCGAGCCTGCCGCCCTCGACCGTGGACGCGATGATCCTCACCTTCCCGCAGCGCACGCCCGCTGCCAGCAGCGCCTCGTCGAGCCGTTCCGCCGCGTCCCGCGCCGCCCACGCGAGCTGCTCGACACGCTCGGCCGGGTCCTCGAATGCCTGCTCGACCGCGATGTCCTCCTCCGCGCGTCGCAGCACCGGCGGCGCGACATCCTGCCCGAGCGCCATGCGGCGTGCCCACGCGCCGAGGGGACCGAAGCGTGCCAGCACATCGCCCGCGGGGAGAGCCGCAAGCTGCCCGAGGGTGTGCAGGCCGAGCCGCGCGAGCACTCCCGCGAGCTCCTCCGACTCGACCCGACGACCACGCTCCATGGCGGCATGCACGAGCGAGTCCACTGGAAGCGGGGAGAGGAAATCCGCAGATCCTCCGCGCGGGACCATGACGGAGAGCCTGGCCGC
This genomic window contains:
- a CDS encoding DNA polymerase Y family protein, with protein sequence MSAETREAAPLDGPVATVRRAVLWVPDWPVVAAATEAGLGAEASAAVLHGRGLVAVSAVARAAGVRRGMRRRDAQRVCPDLVVLGYDEGRDAREFEAVAAAAERVVAGVEISRPGLLMIPADGAARFHGSEEALAEALVDAVAEAGGEAQVGAADGLLAAVMAARLSVMVPRGGSADFLSPLPVDSLVHAAMERGRRVESEELAGVLARLGLHTLGQLAALPAGDVLARFGPLGAWARRMALGQDVAPPVLRRAEEDIAVEQAFEDPAERVEQLAWAARDAAERLDEALLAAGVRCGKVRIIASTVEGGRLERVWRTDVVTRSGAFASHMADRVRWQLEGWLSGTADGPTPAPLISLALVAEDVVALGDEQSYLWGGSSGGDAKARRALERLQGLLGIDGVLAVSEQGGRSPRDRVHALAWGQEGEAPRRIEHPWPGHVPDPAPATVLPVPAPVQVLDAGGSPVSVDRRLAISASPTWVRLPADPRDAIARAAHRHPSSGHVGRFEGPVWERARPVDAWAGPWPVSERWWAPDADRRAYMQLALRAPDGEPGMAVLVAFAGGLWRLEALYD